A region from the Nostoc sp. HK-01 genome encodes:
- a CDS encoding gas vesicle protein G, GvpG — protein MVLRFLLLPITGPLMGVTWLGEKILEQASTEIDDKENLSKQLLALQLAFDMGEIAEEEFEIQEEALLLAILEAEKQERDQTQEY, from the coding sequence ATGGTTCTGCGCTTCTTACTGTTACCGATTACCGGCCCATTAATGGGGGTAACGTGGCTTGGGGAAAAAATTTTAGAACAAGCAAGTACTGAAATTGATGATAAAGAAAATCTCAGCAAGCAGCTTCTTGCACTCCAACTTGCTTTTGATATGGGAGAAATTGCTGAAGAAGAGTTTGAAATTCAGGAGGAAGCTCTTTTATTAGCGATTCTGGAAGCAGAAAAGCAGGAACGCGATCAAACACAAGAGTATTGA
- a CDS encoding gas vesicle synthesis protein GvpF — translation MSYGFYIYGILTLPAPQDLNLEGLDRQPVQIKILDDFAVIYSEAQQERYLASRRNLLSHEKVLEDIMQAGDVYDGLGQRNLLPVQFGLLVASWETFSEQLIRPHQEELTQLLAKLSGRREVSVKVFWNTEAEIQGLLAEHPNLKTERDKLVGQPLNMEQVIQIGQVIEQGMSDRKQGIINLFQGTLNSIAIDVVENSPQMDTMIYNAAYLIPWEAESQFSEQVEALDRQFEERLRIRYNNFTAPFNFARLRLVSSN, via the coding sequence ATGAGTTATGGCTTTTACATTTATGGAATTTTGACCTTGCCTGCTCCGCAAGATTTAAATTTAGAAGGGTTAGATCGGCAACCCGTACAAATTAAAATTTTGGATGATTTTGCAGTCATCTACTCCGAAGCACAGCAAGAGCGTTATTTAGCAAGCCGTCGTAATCTGCTAAGTCATGAGAAAGTCCTTGAGGACATTATGCAAGCAGGCGATGTCTACGACGGGCTAGGCCAACGCAATTTACTGCCCGTGCAATTTGGACTTTTGGTTGCAAGCTGGGAAACGTTTTCAGAGCAATTAATTCGTCCTCATCAAGAAGAATTGACGCAATTGCTAGCAAAGTTATCAGGTCGCCGAGAAGTTAGTGTCAAAGTTTTTTGGAATACCGAGGCAGAAATTCAGGGATTGTTAGCAGAACACCCAAATCTCAAAACCGAAAGGGATAAGCTAGTCGGTCAACCTCTGAATATGGAGCAGGTAATCCAAATAGGACAAGTTATCGAACAGGGAATGAGCGATCGCAAACAAGGCATCATAAATTTATTTCAAGGCACTCTCAACTCCATTGCGATCGATGTAGTAGAAAATAGTCCCCAAATGGACACAATGATTTACAACGCAGCCTACCTAATTCCTTGGGAAGCAGAATCACAATTTAGCGAACAGGTTGAAGCACTTGATCGTCAATTTGAAGAACGTTTGCGAATTCGCTACAACAATTTCACTGCCCCTTTTAACTTTGCTCGCCTGCGATTAGTTAGTTCTAACTAA
- a CDS encoding gas vesicle protein GvpV — MHRTPNRGQIQAKLSSMPPQRSQARVYLNAYKMMLEKERLEQELQKLEARRHQIQQRLAILNSQMIAEEDITHQQANTDLEDNTPKFNTITLEY; from the coding sequence ATGCATCGCACTCCAAATCGCGGACAAATTCAAGCCAAACTTAGCTCAATGCCTCCTCAACGTTCACAAGCAAGAGTTTATTTAAATGCTTACAAAATGATGTTGGAAAAAGAGCGTTTAGAGCAGGAACTACAGAAACTCGAAGCACGCCGACATCAGATTCAGCAGCGTCTTGCTATTTTAAATAGTCAAATGATTGCTGAAGAAGACATCACCCATCAGCAAGCAAATACTGACTTAGAGGACAATACACCAAAATTTAACACCATAACATTGGAATACTAA
- a CDS encoding gas vesicle protein GvpJ, with translation MSTNTNRGVITATQGSTLADILERVLDKGIVIAGDISVSVGSTELLNIRIRLLISSVDKAKEIGINWWESDPYLNSQARSLLTTNQQLQERVASLETELRSLKALNPINHQNAGD, from the coding sequence ATGAGTACTAATACTAATCGGGGAGTTATCACAGCAACTCAAGGTTCTACCTTGGCAGATATTCTCGAACGGGTTCTAGATAAAGGCATTGTGATTGCCGGAGATATTTCTGTTTCCGTCGGCTCGACAGAACTGCTCAACATCCGAATTCGTTTGTTGATTTCTTCTGTTGATAAAGCCAAAGAGATTGGAATTAACTGGTGGGAGAGCGACCCCTATCTTAATAGTCAAGCTCGTTCCTTATTAACAACTAATCAACAACTTCAAGAGCGTGTTGCCAGTCTAGAAACAGAACTGCGATCGCTCAAAGCACTCAATCCTATTAATCATCAGAATGCAGGCGATTAG
- a CDS encoding ATPase central domain-containing protein has translation MDDIFKGFEQLLEIAKALEEKVEKGELKTSIQIRSPNLSSIPRQGNIPRTNNSSRVRSNSTVGTTPMDDADVTPPSAKTNSKTSWQDVGGLGDVLKEIRELVEIPLKRPDLLAKLGLEPPRGVLLVGPPGTGKTLTARVLAEELELNYIAINGPEVMSKYYGEAEARLRSIFEKATRSAPCLIFIDEIDSLAPDRSQVEGEVEKRLVAQLLGLMDGFAKTEGVLVLAATNRPDYLDPALRRPGRFDREVHFRVPDRNGRLEILTILTSAMPLETAVDLGAIADLAVGFVGADIKALCQKAAYIALRRQVPSLNSPIPENMTIMQQDFLEAIKEIKPSVLRSVAVEAPNVSWDDIGGLDDVKQKLQESVEGALLYPELYEQTKAKPPRGILLWGPPGTGKTLLAKAIASQARANFIAVNGPELLSRWVGAAEQAVRELFSKARQAAPCVVFVDEIDTLAPARGRFSGDSGVSDRVVGQLLTELDGLHECPKVLLVGATNRPETLDPALLRAGRLDLQIKIDLPDRASRLAILQVHNLDRPLVDVDLETWATVTEGWNGADLALLSNQAALSAIRRYRAQGLSDSSLIQITNDDFQVTYQMLANQHQSE, from the coding sequence ATGGACGACATATTTAAAGGATTTGAACAGCTATTAGAAATTGCCAAAGCTTTAGAAGAAAAAGTAGAGAAAGGCGAGTTAAAAACTTCTATTCAAATTCGCTCTCCTAATCTTAGTAGTATTCCCCGACAAGGCAATATTCCCAGAACAAATAATTCCAGCCGAGTCAGATCCAATTCCACCGTTGGTACTACACCAATGGATGATGCTGATGTTACTCCCCCATCAGCTAAGACAAACTCAAAAACTTCTTGGCAAGATGTCGGCGGCTTGGGTGATGTTCTCAAGGAAATCAGAGAGTTAGTTGAAATTCCCCTAAAACGTCCAGATTTATTGGCGAAATTAGGGTTAGAGCCTCCGCGTGGGGTTTTGCTAGTTGGCCCGCCCGGTACGGGAAAAACTTTAACAGCTCGTGTTTTGGCGGAAGAGTTAGAGTTAAACTACATTGCCATCAATGGCCCAGAGGTGATGAGCAAGTATTACGGGGAAGCAGAAGCTCGTTTACGAAGCATTTTTGAGAAAGCAACTCGTTCTGCTCCCTGTCTGATATTTATTGATGAAATTGACAGCCTTGCCCCAGATCGCAGCCAAGTAGAAGGTGAAGTTGAAAAAAGACTAGTGGCGCAGTTGCTTGGGTTAATGGATGGATTTGCCAAAACTGAGGGCGTACTGGTATTAGCGGCAACAAATCGTCCTGATTATCTCGATCCGGCACTGCGTCGTCCGGGACGCTTCGATCGCGAAGTTCATTTTCGCGTTCCTGATCGCAATGGACGATTGGAAATTCTCACAATTTTGACAAGTGCCATGCCCTTGGAGACTGCGGTTGATTTAGGAGCGATCGCCGATTTGGCTGTTGGTTTTGTTGGTGCCGATATCAAAGCTCTTTGTCAAAAAGCAGCCTACATTGCCCTGCGTCGTCAAGTCCCCTCACTCAACAGTCCCATTCCTGAGAACATGACTATCATGCAGCAGGATTTTCTCGAAGCAATTAAGGAGATAAAACCCTCAGTTCTCAGGTCTGTAGCAGTTGAAGCACCAAATGTAAGTTGGGATGACATTGGTGGTTTGGATGATGTGAAACAAAAACTTCAAGAATCTGTAGAGGGCGCACTTCTCTATCCCGAACTATACGAGCAAACCAAAGCCAAGCCTCCCCGTGGGATTTTGTTGTGGGGGCCGCCGGGAACAGGAAAAACCTTACTGGCAAAAGCGATCGCTTCCCAAGCAAGAGCCAACTTTATTGCTGTGAATGGCCCGGAATTACTCAGCCGATGGGTAGGAGCCGCAGAACAAGCAGTCAGAGAACTCTTTAGCAAAGCTCGACAAGCAGCACCTTGCGTTGTGTTTGTAGATGAAATTGATACCCTGGCACCAGCACGGGGACGATTCAGTGGTGATTCTGGAGTTAGCGATCGCGTTGTCGGTCAACTGCTCACCGAATTGGATGGGTTGCATGAATGCCCGAAAGTACTGTTAGTAGGAGCAACCAATCGTCCAGAAACCCTCGATCCGGCCTTACTCAGAGCCGGAAGATTAGACTTACAAATCAAAATCGATCTGCCAGATCGAGCCAGTCGATTAGCAATTTTACAAGTTCACAATCTAGATCGTCCTCTGGTTGATGTCGATTTAGAAACCTGGGCAACAGTTACCGAAGGTTGGAATGGCGCAGACTTGGCTTTATTGAGCAATCAAGCTGCTTTAAGCGCAATTCGTCGATATCGCGCCCAGGGATTAAGCGACTCCAGCCTGATTCAGATTACAAATGATGATTTTCAAGTTACATATCAGATGCTTGCTAATCAGCATCAATCTGAATAA
- a CDS encoding gas vesicle protein GvpK produces MQAISKSKNSDSGLAPLLLTVVELIRQLMEAQVIRRMDAGNLSDSELDRAAESLQQLEQQVIKLCEVFDIDPADLNINLGEMGTLLPQSGGYYPGETSSQPSILELLDRLLNTGVVVEGDLDLGLAQLNLVHAKLRLVLTSKPL; encoded by the coding sequence ATGCAGGCGATTAGCAAATCAAAAAATTCGGATTCCGGTTTAGCACCGTTGTTATTGACGGTTGTTGAACTGATACGCCAACTCATGGAAGCTCAGGTGATTCGGCGCATGGATGCTGGCAACCTCAGCGACTCTGAGTTAGATCGAGCTGCCGAAAGCCTGCAACAGCTTGAACAACAGGTTATTAAGCTTTGCGAGGTATTTGATATTGACCCAGCCGATCTAAATATTAACTTGGGTGAAATGGGAACTTTACTTCCCCAATCTGGAGGATACTACCCCGGTGAAACCTCTAGCCAACCCTCTATTCTAGAACTCCTCGATCGCCTATTAAATACGGGTGTGGTAGTTGAAGGTGACTTGGACTTAGGACTGGCTCAATTAAACTTAGTTCACGCCAAGTTAAGATTAGTACTCACCTCTAAACCCCTGTAA
- a CDS encoding gas vesicle protein GvpN, whose protein sequence is MTTVLNASPQRFVNTPAIQRVAQRALRYLQSGFSVHLRGAAGVGKTTLAMHLADLLNQPIILLFGDDEFKTSDLIGNQLGYTRKKVVDNFIHSVVKVEDELRQHWVDARLTLACKEGFTLVYDEFNRSHPEVNNVLLSVLEERLLVLPTNQHRAEYIRVHPQFRAILTSNPQEYCGVHATQDALMDRVITIDMPPPDELTQQEIVVHKTGIDSEKADKIVRLVRMFWSRSASGQGGGLRSCLMIARICHEHEISVNFEEPNFQDICADILLSRTNQPRMEATRLLEEVLRELYHSTNTQSQPAEEIIPDSQNQIVLAQRVPYEHEVYNYLCKSPGRRFSDLASELGIDRSQIVAALKSLREQGVLLQMQGTELPNISQTVAFDSGHLINK, encoded by the coding sequence TTGACAACAGTATTAAATGCATCTCCCCAGCGATTTGTCAATACCCCTGCTATTCAACGCGTCGCTCAACGTGCTTTGCGCTATTTACAGTCAGGTTTTTCAGTACATTTACGTGGTGCAGCCGGAGTCGGAAAAACTACTCTGGCAATGCATCTAGCTGATTTGCTCAACCAGCCTATCATCCTCTTATTTGGAGATGATGAGTTTAAAACCTCAGACTTGATTGGTAATCAATTAGGTTATACCCGCAAAAAGGTTGTTGATAACTTCATCCACAGCGTTGTTAAAGTTGAGGATGAACTGCGACAACATTGGGTTGATGCACGATTAACCCTAGCTTGTAAAGAAGGATTTACGCTGGTTTATGACGAATTCAATCGATCGCACCCGGAGGTAAATAACGTTTTACTCTCCGTACTTGAGGAAAGGTTGTTAGTATTGCCAACAAACCAACATCGAGCCGAGTATATCCGGGTTCATCCTCAGTTTCGGGCAATCTTAACATCGAATCCTCAAGAGTATTGTGGAGTCCATGCAACTCAGGATGCTTTGATGGATCGTGTGATTACCATCGATATGCCTCCACCTGATGAACTCACTCAGCAGGAGATTGTAGTTCATAAAACAGGCATAGATTCTGAGAAAGCAGACAAAATCGTGCGCTTGGTGCGGATGTTTTGGAGTCGCTCTGCCTCTGGACAAGGCGGTGGGTTACGTTCCTGTCTGATGATTGCTAGAATCTGCCACGAGCATGAAATTTCCGTAAACTTTGAAGAGCCTAACTTCCAAGATATTTGTGCCGATATCCTGCTTTCTCGCACGAATCAACCTCGTATGGAAGCAACTCGGCTACTGGAAGAGGTTTTGCGTGAATTGTATCATAGTACAAATACTCAATCTCAGCCGGCAGAAGAGATAATACCAGACAGTCAAAATCAGATTGTATTGGCACAACGAGTACCTTACGAGCATGAAGTCTACAACTACCTATGCAAATCTCCAGGAAGGCGTTTCTCTGATTTGGCATCAGAATTAGGCATTGATCGCAGTCAAATTGTAGCTGCACTCAAGTCTCTCAGAGAGCAAGGAGTATTATTGCAAATGCAAGGCACTGAACTGCCGAACATATCACAGACAGTGGCTTTTGATTCTGGCCATTTAATAAATAAATGA
- a CDS encoding gas vesicle synthesis protein GvpW produces MSIYAYALLVPIASPLVLPVGMERNTELVYSSGIAAIVEPEISLEALQATDERLLQSVLTHDRVIRELFQQTPLLPLRFGNGFTSQEKLLNHLEKHQQQYLETLTQLRDKVEYTLKATPCNLLDDSDTIDAKGKAYLLAKKQRYQTQQAFQAQQCEQWELLNQLILKTYTNVTCETRQPDVRQIHFLTQRNNSTVSTEQFSLWQVQCSHWQLALSEPLPPYHFLKNTLG; encoded by the coding sequence ATGTCAATATACGCCTATGCTCTTCTAGTACCGATCGCATCACCACTTGTTCTACCTGTTGGGATGGAAAGGAATACTGAACTCGTTTACTCTTCTGGTATAGCCGCGATCGTAGAGCCGGAAATCTCACTGGAAGCATTACAAGCAACAGATGAGCGTTTACTTCAATCTGTATTAACCCACGATCGCGTAATTCGAGAACTTTTTCAACAAACTCCCCTTCTTCCCCTACGCTTTGGGAACGGTTTTACCTCGCAAGAAAAACTGCTGAATCATCTAGAAAAGCACCAACAGCAATATCTAGAAACCCTAACTCAGCTAAGAGACAAAGTTGAGTACACTTTAAAAGCTACACCCTGTAATTTACTTGACGATTCTGACACTATTGATGCTAAAGGAAAAGCCTATCTATTAGCTAAAAAACAACGCTACCAAACACAGCAAGCATTTCAAGCACAACAATGCGAACAGTGGGAACTCTTGAACCAGTTAATTCTCAAAACCTATACAAACGTTACCTGTGAGACTCGACAGCCAGATGTGCGACAAATTCACTTTTTAACACAGCGCAACAATTCAACGGTCAGTACAGAGCAATTTTCCCTTTGGCAAGTACAATGCTCGCACTGGCAATTGGCACTGAGTGAACCTCTGCCACCCTATCATTTTCTCAAAAATACTCTCGGATAA
- a CDS encoding gas vesicle protein GvpA codes for MAVEKVNSSSSLAEVIDRILDKGIVVDAWVRVSLVGIELLAIEARIVIASVETYLRYAEAVGLTSQAAVPSAA; via the coding sequence ATGGCTGTTGAAAAAGTTAACTCATCTTCAAGTCTTGCTGAAGTTATTGACCGCATTTTAGACAAAGGAATTGTAGTTGATGCTTGGGTACGTGTTTCTTTAGTTGGTATTGAACTGCTAGCAATAGAAGCTCGGATTGTCATTGCTTCAGTTGAAACTTACTTAAGATATGCAGAAGCAGTTGGTTTAACATCTCAGGCTGCTGTTCCATCTGCTGCTTAA